Proteins encoded by one window of Bacillota bacterium LX-D:
- a CDS encoding cytosine permease, producing the protein MEMEEKSYQENVLEVEPYGIEPIPQKERHGHPRQMFTIWFAINLNVVSWFTGFLGIEFGLSLKYAILAILIGNVFGAFCLGMISTLGPELGQPLIPASKKAMGKAGVFGLSFLSLINNIGWLAVNLVLAIMALQKIVPLSYHLSLLVLTAATLLVAIYGYNFIHSFAHWMSIIVGVLFLIMSVITVQNLPEILAQAGPNTAGGFSLGMFILTIAVAFSYQISYCPIGADYARYLPANTSKRKILNFSFWGACSVCIWLEILGALTASLGMHTGPMDFFAQLMGAFTIPALITIILSILPVNAMAMYSGGLAALTMGLPLKRWTSALLIACLGALSISFGHGELSSMYENFLLLLSYWIAPWVGVILCDFYYRKVHPELQNVTMGWQGVGAFICGVAVSIPFMSSVLYTGPLATYLGGADISYFLSLCVSSLLYSRALKTKTASRTVSGSLPISNEK; encoded by the coding sequence ATGGAAATGGAAGAAAAATCCTACCAGGAAAATGTCTTGGAAGTTGAACCCTATGGAATTGAACCAATTCCCCAGAAGGAACGCCATGGCCACCCGAGGCAAATGTTTACTATTTGGTTTGCCATTAATTTAAACGTAGTCAGCTGGTTTACGGGCTTTTTAGGCATTGAATTTGGTTTGTCCTTAAAGTACGCCATTTTAGCAATTCTCATAGGCAATGTGTTCGGCGCTTTCTGTTTAGGAATGATCTCTACCCTAGGGCCAGAGTTAGGGCAGCCCCTAATTCCCGCTAGCAAAAAAGCCATGGGTAAAGCGGGCGTTTTTGGCTTATCCTTTTTAAGCCTAATTAATAATATTGGTTGGCTGGCTGTGAATCTAGTGCTGGCCATTATGGCTCTCCAAAAAATCGTCCCTTTAAGCTATCATCTTTCTCTTTTAGTTCTTACAGCTGCAACACTGTTAGTTGCTATTTATGGTTATAATTTTATTCACTCTTTTGCTCACTGGATGTCCATTATTGTCGGAGTGCTTTTTCTCATCATGTCTGTCATCACTGTCCAGAACTTGCCGGAAATTTTAGCTCAGGCCGGACCAAACACTGCTGGCGGTTTTAGTTTGGGTATGTTTATCCTCACAATTGCCGTAGCATTTTCCTATCAAATCAGCTATTGCCCCATTGGAGCAGACTATGCCCGCTATCTTCCTGCTAATACCTCTAAGAGGAAAATTCTAAACTTTTCCTTTTGGGGGGCTTGCTCTGTTTGCATTTGGCTGGAAATCCTAGGTGCTTTAACAGCAAGCTTAGGCATGCACACAGGTCCCATGGATTTCTTTGCCCAATTAATGGGTGCTTTTACTATCCCTGCTCTCATTACAATTATCCTTAGCATTTTACCTGTTAACGCCATGGCTATGTACAGCGGGGGCTTGGCAGCTTTAACTATGGGGCTGCCCCTCAAACGCTGGACATCAGCTCTTTTAATTGCCTGCTTAGGAGCTTTGTCCATATCTTTTGGCCACGGAGAATTATCTAGTATGTATGAAAATTTTTTACTTCTCCTCTCTTACTGGATCGCTCCCTGGGTAGGTGTAATCCTGTGTGATTTTTATTACCGTAAAGTACATCCTGAACTGCAAAATGTAACAATGGGTTGGCAAGGCGTTGGTGCCTTTATCTGCGGTGTAGCTGTTTCCATCCCCTTTATGAGTTCAGTCCTCTATACGGGCCCCTTGGCTACTTATTTAGGTGGAGCTGACATTAGTTATTTCTTAAGTCTATGCGTCAGTTCTCTGCTGTACTCGAGAGCATTAAAAACGAAAACCGCTTCCAGAACAGTGTCCGGTTCTTTGCCAATTAGCAACGAGAAGTAA
- the glnA gene encoding type I glutamate--ammonia ligase yields the protein MTIEDVLKKAEENDVNSIRLQFTDIFGILKNVAIPREQLQKALEGELMFDGSSIDGFVRIEESDMYLKPDPNSFTIFPWRSQEGNVARLICDIYNSDGTPFEGCPRNVLKKVLAEAAELGYSFYVGPEAEFFLFHTDEQGHPTLHTQDNAGYFDLSPVDLGENCRNDIVVALQKMGFEIEASHHEVAPGQHEIDFKYADALTTADNVVTFKFIVRTIAQRHGLHATFMPKPIAGINGSGMHANQSLYTENGNAFHDPQGELGLSPEAYYYIGGLLKHAKAMAAITNPTVNSYKRLVPGYEAPVYLAWSACNRSPLIRIPAKRGASTRVELRNPDPSCNPYLAFAVMLKAGLDGIKNKITPPNPIDLNIYNLDAAERSDMGIDSLPANLKEALGCLKEDETIKAALGEHAYSRYMEAKNLEWDEYKMQVHTWEIKQYLNKF from the coding sequence ATGACTATTGAAGATGTTTTAAAAAAAGCAGAGGAGAATGATGTTAATTCTATTCGGTTGCAATTTACGGATATTTTTGGAATTTTAAAAAATGTGGCTATTCCCAGGGAGCAATTGCAAAAAGCTTTAGAGGGAGAGCTGATGTTTGATGGTTCATCTATTGATGGTTTTGTGCGGATTGAAGAATCGGATATGTATTTAAAGCCAGACCCCAATAGTTTTACGATTTTTCCCTGGCGTTCTCAGGAAGGAAATGTAGCCCGTTTAATTTGCGATATTTATAATTCAGATGGTACACCATTTGAAGGATGCCCAAGAAATGTACTGAAAAAAGTTTTGGCTGAAGCAGCTGAATTAGGCTATTCCTTTTATGTCGGACCTGAAGCTGAATTCTTTTTATTCCATACAGATGAACAAGGGCATCCTACCTTGCACACCCAAGACAATGCAGGCTACTTCGATTTGTCACCTGTAGACTTAGGAGAAAATTGCCGGAATGATATTGTTGTAGCTCTGCAAAAAATGGGCTTTGAAATTGAAGCATCTCACCATGAAGTAGCACCTGGCCAGCATGAAATTGACTTTAAATATGCGGATGCTTTAACTACTGCTGACAATGTGGTTACATTTAAATTCATCGTTCGTACTATTGCGCAGCGGCATGGACTTCATGCTACCTTTATGCCTAAGCCCATTGCTGGCATTAATGGTTCTGGGATGCATGCTAATCAATCTTTATATACTGAAAATGGCAATGCTTTTCATGATCCTCAAGGGGAATTAGGCTTAAGTCCTGAAGCTTACTACTATATTGGCGGTTTGCTCAAGCACGCTAAAGCTATGGCTGCAATTACTAACCCAACGGTCAATTCCTATAAACGTTTAGTTCCTGGCTATGAAGCTCCCGTTTATTTAGCATGGTCAGCTTGCAACCGCAGTCCTTTAATTCGGATTCCAGCTAAAAGAGGTGCTTCCACCAGGGTAGAACTTCGCAACCCGGATCCATCTTGCAACCCATACTTAGCATTTGCTGTAATGCTTAAAGCTGGTTTGGACGGCATTAAAAATAAAATTACTCCGCCTAACCCCATTGACTTAAATATTTATAACTTAGATGCAGCAGAACGTTCCGATATGGGCATCGATAGTTTACCGGCAAATCTAAAAGAAGCATTAGGCTGCTTAAAAGAAGATGAAACAATCAAAGCTGCTTTAGGCGAACACGCGTATAGTCGCTATATGGAAGCTAAAAACTTGGAATGGGACGAATATAAAATGCAAGTTCACACTTGGGAAATTAAGCAGTATCTAAATAAGTTTTAA
- a CDS encoding APC family permease codes for MSFSLIKRILIGPPLKTAELAQQKIGNFKALAIFSSDALSSVAYGTEEILWVLVAALAFNLTLPILLAIVCLLALLTISYRQTIYEYPNGGGSFIVAKENLGLYPGLIAAASLTTDYVLTVAVSVSAGIAAITSAYPQLLPFKVELCLLSICLIMLVNLRGIQASGTIFAIPTYAFLFSTLLLIVMGLLKIHQGNFELAPSHLPMHPAVDSVTILLVLRAFSAGCTSLTGVEAISNGVPAFRSPESHNAAKTMVWMAIALGIMSLGMGFLASAIHIVPHHDETVMSQIAGIVFGKNSLFYILHQWFTMLILILAANTSFAGFPRLGYILAKSGFVPRSMAMKGDRLVYSNGIIILAAIAGLLIIIFHGTQHFLMPLYAIGVFLSFTLSQGGMVMHWVRLRKEKKVLVPLLINGIGALATGIVLVVLAWTKFTHGAWVVLLIIPFFVMLFKSINEHYAAVRAELKVGKHVEIIPQEKQHLIVLAIGGTTKVARDTVDYILTLVNNHTMIRAVHVNVHKEGHEKTIERIREFSTWVENKIPLDVLESPYRSILEPLENYMLELRRNYPDYTITMAIPEFLTSNKLANFLLHGDTGRLIYNHFTELEFNVIFVPYRIKTTSKTENKKCCQNNIEDAIMIKNK; via the coding sequence GTGAGTTTTAGTTTAATCAAGAGAATCTTAATTGGTCCTCCATTAAAAACAGCTGAGCTGGCTCAACAGAAAATAGGCAACTTCAAAGCACTGGCTATTTTTTCATCAGATGCATTATCCTCTGTCGCATATGGCACTGAGGAAATACTCTGGGTTTTAGTTGCCGCTTTAGCATTTAACCTAACTTTGCCAATTTTACTTGCCATAGTCTGCTTACTGGCTTTATTGACCATCAGTTACCGTCAAACAATTTATGAATACCCAAATGGTGGAGGGTCATTTATCGTCGCCAAGGAAAATTTAGGTTTATACCCCGGTTTAATTGCAGCAGCATCTTTGACAACGGATTATGTATTAACAGTAGCCGTATCTGTTTCTGCAGGAATTGCAGCCATAACTTCTGCTTATCCTCAGCTATTGCCATTTAAAGTTGAACTTTGTTTATTATCTATTTGCTTAATTATGCTTGTAAACTTGCGAGGCATACAAGCATCCGGAACCATATTCGCCATTCCTACTTATGCTTTTCTTTTCTCAACGCTGCTTCTGATTGTCATGGGCTTGCTGAAAATCCACCAAGGCAATTTTGAGTTAGCTCCCAGCCATCTTCCAATGCATCCTGCCGTGGATTCTGTAACAATATTACTGGTTTTAAGAGCCTTTTCTGCAGGCTGTACATCTCTGACAGGTGTTGAAGCTATTAGCAACGGGGTACCGGCTTTTCGCAGCCCCGAATCTCATAATGCCGCCAAAACAATGGTTTGGATGGCTATAGCTTTAGGTATCATGTCTTTAGGTATGGGCTTTTTAGCTTCAGCAATACATATAGTTCCTCATCATGATGAAACTGTAATGAGTCAAATTGCAGGAATTGTTTTTGGCAAAAACAGTCTTTTTTATATTTTGCATCAGTGGTTTACTATGTTAATTTTAATTTTAGCAGCCAATACAAGTTTTGCAGGTTTCCCCAGGCTGGGATATATTTTAGCTAAAAGTGGTTTTGTGCCTCGTTCCATGGCTATGAAAGGTGATCGTTTAGTTTATAGCAATGGAATTATTATCCTTGCAGCTATTGCCGGGCTGCTGATTATAATTTTTCATGGTACTCAGCACTTTTTAATGCCCTTATATGCCATTGGAGTGTTTCTCTCCTTTACATTGTCCCAGGGTGGAATGGTTATGCACTGGGTTAGATTGAGAAAAGAGAAAAAGGTCCTTGTGCCTTTGCTCATTAATGGCATTGGAGCTCTGGCGACAGGGATCGTTTTAGTAGTGCTTGCCTGGACAAAATTTACCCATGGGGCTTGGGTCGTACTTTTAATTATTCCTTTCTTCGTTATGTTGTTTAAAAGCATAAATGAACATTATGCTGCAGTTAGAGCAGAGTTAAAAGTTGGTAAACATGTAGAGATTATTCCCCAAGAAAAACAGCATTTAATTGTCTTGGCCATTGGGGGAACAACTAAAGTTGCTCGGGATACGGTAGATTATATTTTAACTTTAGTCAATAACCATACTATGATTAGGGCGGTACATGTTAATGTACATAAAGAAGGCCACGAAAAGACTATTGAAAGGATTAGGGAATTTTCTACTTGGGTAGAAAATAAAATACCTTTAGACGTACTTGAAAGCCCCTATCGGTCTATTTTAGAGCCTTTAGAAAATTATATGCTGGAATTACGCAGAAACTACCCCGATTACACCATTACAATGGCAATTCCGGAATTTTTGACAAGCAACAAACTGGCTAATTTTTTGTTGCATGGTGATACAGGCAGGTTAATTTACAATCATTTTACAGAGCTAGAGTTTAATGTAATCTTCGTGCCCTATAGAATCAAGACTACGTCTAAAACCGAAAATAAAAAGTGTTGTCAAAATAACATTGAGGATGCTATAATGATAAAAAATAAATAA
- a CDS encoding ANTAR domain-containing protein, protein MAGVYIAVSNLQTSNKIKSILQQNGYAVIGQSQDAPNSIRQINTLLPELIILGSDLKGVNFWQLLGALAETKTPIVLLLKEWQQSMIKHAQHYNVFAFVGEPVSLLNLLPAVSTALANAERLRHLNAEIGRLKNDLAARKTVEKAKGLLTQHYNLTEDQAYKYLRKYAMDHSKTMQQVAQAILLKLNQH, encoded by the coding sequence TTGGCTGGGGTATACATTGCCGTCAGTAACCTGCAAACTAGCAATAAAATAAAAAGCATACTGCAGCAAAATGGTTATGCAGTTATTGGTCAGTCCCAAGATGCTCCAAATTCTATTCGCCAAATTAATACCCTTTTACCAGAATTGATTATTTTAGGCAGCGATCTGAAAGGAGTAAATTTTTGGCAGCTTCTAGGAGCGTTGGCTGAGACAAAAACACCAATTGTGCTTTTACTAAAAGAGTGGCAGCAAAGCATGATTAAACATGCTCAGCATTACAATGTTTTTGCTTTTGTTGGTGAGCCTGTTAGCCTCTTGAATTTATTGCCTGCCGTAAGCACTGCTTTGGCTAATGCTGAACGATTGCGCCATCTCAATGCTGAAATTGGTAGATTGAAAAATGATTTAGCCGCTAGAAAAACAGTGGAGAAGGCAAAGGGGCTTTTAACACAGCATTATAATCTGACTGAAGATCAGGCTTATAAATATTTGCGAAAATATGCCATGGATCATTCGAAAACCATGCAGCAAGTAGCTCAAGCAATTTTGCTTAAATTAAACCAACATTAG
- the cobS gene encoding adenosylcobinamide-GDP ribazoletransferase, with amino-acid sequence MEFLIAVQFLTKFPITITRPIDEKNIAKAMSYFSLVGLLLGGCSAALRYGLSYLLPIPVCNLLALAFLIFSTGNLHYDGLMDTADGLFSGRPKERILEIMKDSRVGSNGVTAGALALLLKYVLLSQIPLAGQGIALVLASALGRWSQVYGAAFYKYARSTGTGSFTQYVGYWQLFFNSFTVLFAAFFLLHYLSILFLLSILAGTAFLQWYVWKKIGGITGDTLGAVHECIEVLSLMVLLIIFTKF; translated from the coding sequence ATGGAATTTTTAATTGCAGTCCAATTTTTAACAAAGTTTCCTATTACCATTACCAGACCCATAGACGAAAAAAATATTGCTAAAGCTATGTCCTATTTTTCCTTAGTGGGACTGCTTTTAGGAGGATGTTCCGCAGCTTTAAGGTATGGACTATCTTATTTGCTGCCCATTCCCGTCTGCAACCTTTTGGCCTTAGCTTTTTTAATTTTTAGTACGGGAAATTTACACTATGATGGCCTCATGGATACTGCTGATGGTCTTTTTAGCGGCAGGCCCAAGGAACGTATTTTAGAAATTATGAAAGACAGCAGAGTAGGCTCCAATGGAGTAACTGCAGGAGCACTAGCATTGCTGCTGAAATATGTGCTCCTTAGCCAAATACCTTTGGCAGGTCAGGGAATCGCTTTGGTACTGGCTTCTGCTTTGGGGCGCTGGTCCCAAGTATATGGAGCTGCCTTTTATAAATATGCCCGTTCCACCGGTACTGGCAGCTTTACCCAATATGTGGGCTATTGGCAACTCTTTTTTAACTCTTTTACAGTACTCTTTGCTGCTTTCTTTCTGCTGCATTATCTAAGTATCCTATTTTTACTGAGCATTTTGGCAGGTACTGCTTTTTTACAATGGTATGTCTGGAAAAAAATTGGCGGAATCACCGGAGATACTTTAGGTGCTGTTCATGAATGTATCGAAGTACTGTCCTTAATGGTGTTGTTAATTATCTTTACTAAGTTTTAA
- the uvrC gene encoding excinuclease ABC subunit UvrC, producing the protein MAEEKILIEEKLKLLPEKPGVYLMKNEDGEIIYVGKALSLKNRVRSYFRKNLDAGPKVEAMVKRIADLEWIITDSEVEALILECNLIKKHRPKYNIRLADDKHYPYLKLTMQEDFPRLIITRSIQKDGAKYFGPYTRTGAMHEILKLSRKIFPLRTCSNSTFERQSRPCLNAHIKRCLAPCTGQVSKDQYRETAKAASLFLEGKQEDLVKSLQEKMLAAAENLEFEKAAAIRDQLQAIHQAIAKQKIISPEQENQDVIAMARGRGESCLQIFFVREGKLIGREHFMLNGTDGMSRTEVMTAFLKQYYSSAPEIPKEIILQEEVEDEELIATWLSDQRGQKVYLKVPKRGEKLKLVEMVAKNALMSLEEEELTRRRKDMMTKEAVLELQKELYLAKPPFRIECYDISNTQGTNSVGSMVVFENGEPKNSDYRRFQIKTVEGPNDFASMQEVLTRRFKRALAEIEAGEEQGKFSRLPDLIIIDGGKGQLGAAREVMKNLGVSDIPTFGLAKEEELLFSEGRPEPIFLPRNSSALYLVQRIRDEAHRFAISYHRQLRSKRAYQSILNEIPGIGAKRKKALLKYFGSIKKIKEATLEELAQVEGMNYQAAEAVLEYLGKQERS; encoded by the coding sequence ATGGCCGAGGAAAAAATTCTAATTGAAGAAAAATTAAAATTGCTGCCGGAAAAACCAGGGGTTTATCTAATGAAAAATGAGGATGGAGAAATTATCTACGTAGGTAAAGCACTGTCCTTAAAAAATAGGGTTCGTTCTTATTTTAGAAAAAACTTGGATGCAGGTCCTAAAGTTGAGGCTATGGTCAAGAGGATTGCTGACTTAGAATGGATTATTACTGATTCAGAAGTAGAAGCCTTAATTTTAGAGTGCAATTTAATTAAAAAGCATCGGCCCAAATATAATATTCGGTTGGCAGATGATAAACATTATCCTTATTTAAAACTTACTATGCAAGAGGATTTTCCTCGCCTAATTATCACCAGGTCCATTCAAAAAGATGGTGCCAAGTATTTTGGCCCTTATACTAGAACGGGAGCAATGCATGAGATTTTAAAATTATCCCGAAAAATTTTTCCTTTGCGTACTTGTTCCAACAGTACCTTTGAAAGGCAAAGCAGACCGTGTTTAAATGCCCATATTAAACGCTGCTTGGCACCTTGTACTGGCCAGGTCAGTAAAGACCAATATCGGGAAACTGCTAAAGCAGCCAGTTTGTTTTTAGAAGGAAAACAAGAGGATTTAGTTAAATCCTTACAGGAGAAGATGCTGGCAGCAGCGGAAAATTTGGAATTTGAAAAAGCTGCTGCCATTAGGGATCAGCTGCAAGCTATTCATCAAGCCATAGCTAAACAAAAAATTATTTCCCCGGAACAGGAAAACCAAGATGTAATTGCTATGGCTCGAGGCAGAGGGGAAAGCTGTTTACAGATTTTCTTCGTCCGCGAAGGAAAATTAATTGGGCGAGAACATTTTATGCTCAATGGTACAGATGGAATGAGCAGAACAGAGGTTATGACCGCTTTTCTTAAACAGTATTATAGCAGTGCCCCGGAAATACCTAAGGAAATAATTTTACAAGAAGAAGTTGAAGATGAAGAGCTGATTGCTACTTGGCTGTCAGACCAAAGAGGACAAAAAGTTTATTTGAAAGTCCCTAAAAGAGGAGAAAAATTAAAGCTAGTAGAAATGGTAGCTAAAAATGCTCTAATGAGTTTAGAGGAAGAAGAGCTTACCCGTCGAAGAAAAGATATGATGACTAAGGAAGCTGTTCTAGAGTTGCAAAAAGAGCTGTACTTAGCTAAACCTCCCTTTCGGATTGAGTGCTACGATATATCCAATACCCAAGGCACAAACTCCGTAGGGTCCATGGTTGTCTTTGAAAATGGGGAGCCTAAGAATAGTGACTACCGCAGATTTCAGATTAAAACAGTGGAAGGCCCCAATGATTTTGCCTCCATGCAGGAAGTATTAACGAGAAGATTTAAAAGGGCTTTAGCTGAAATAGAAGCAGGGGAAGAGCAAGGTAAATTCAGCCGTTTGCCAGACTTAATTATTATCGACGGAGGCAAGGGACAGTTAGGAGCAGCTCGGGAAGTTATGAAAAATTTAGGGGTATCAGACATTCCTACCTTTGGTTTAGCTAAAGAGGAAGAACTTTTGTTTTCAGAAGGACGACCTGAGCCAATTTTTTTGCCAAGGAATTCTTCAGCCCTCTATTTAGTGCAGCGAATCAGGGATGAGGCTCACCGCTTTGCTATTAGTTACCATCGGCAGCTAAGATCAAAGAGAGCTTACCAGTCTATTTTAAATGAGATTCCAGGCATTGGGGCCAAAAGAAAAAAAGCTTTGCTTAAATACTTTGGTTCCATTAAAAAGATAAAAGAAGCCACCTTGGAAGAATTAGCTCAAGTTGAAGGAATGAATTATCAAGCTGCCGAAGCAGTACTGGAATATTTGGGAAAACAGGAGCGATCTTGA
- the uvrA gene encoding excinuclease ABC subunit UvrA has protein sequence MKDKIIIRGARAHNLKNINVEIPRDKFVVITGLSGSGKSSLAFDTIYAEGQRRYVESLSAYARQFLGQMDKPDVDYIEGLSPAISIDQKTTSKNPRSTVGTVTEIYDYLRLLFARIGHVHCPKCGKPITQQTVSQMVDTLLDYPERTKLQILAPLVKGRKGEHQKILESIKQQGFVRVRVDGEIREAAEPITLAKNKKHSIEVVVDRIILKPGIAKRLADSLEVALGLAKGIVYVNLDGQKDLVFSANFACVDCGIGIEEINPRTFSFNSPFGACGECSGLGYKMEVDPTLVLPNWDLSLNEGAIIPWSGSSSYYPQLLTALADHYDFSLDTPFRELSEEVQQVILYGSKEKIKFRYRDQFGHSRAWEGLFEGVIPNLDRRYKETQSDWARNDIEEYMSTTPCPACHGARLRPEALAITIGEKNIAQVTQMAVDECLAFFNDLQMTERESLIAKQILKEIKARLGFLKDVGLNYLTLSRSAGTLSGGEAQRIRLATQIGSSLMGVLYILDEPSIGLHQRDNQRLIETLKHLRELGNTLIVVEHDEDTMIASDYIIDIGPGAGAKGGEIVAAGTIEEIKANTNSITGQYLSGQKKIPIPEIRRPGNGNFLEIKGAKENNLKNINVKIPLGLFNCITGVSGSGKSTLINEILYKKLAGELYGSKSKPGKHESILGIENLDKVINIDQAPIGRTPRSNPATYTGVFDDIRNTFAATSEAKVRGYKAGRFSFNVKGGRCEACRGDGIIKIEMHFLSDVYVPCEVCKGARYNRETLEVKYKGKSIADVLAMTVDEGVDFFANIPKINRKLKTLQDVGLGYIKLGQPATTLSGGEAQRVKLATELSRRTNGRTLYILDEPTTGLHIADIHKLLEVLQRLTDGGDTICVIEHNLDVIKTADHIIDLGPEGGSGGGQIVAEGTPEEVAQVAASYTGKFLHKMLH, from the coding sequence ATGAAAGATAAAATTATTATCAGAGGAGCCAGGGCACATAATTTAAAAAACATTAATGTAGAGATTCCACGGGATAAATTTGTCGTAATTACAGGGCTGAGTGGTTCTGGAAAATCTTCCTTAGCTTTTGACACTATTTATGCAGAAGGTCAGAGAAGGTATGTAGAATCTTTATCTGCGTATGCCCGTCAGTTTTTAGGTCAGATGGACAAACCAGATGTAGATTATATCGAGGGTCTATCTCCCGCCATTTCTATTGACCAAAAAACTACCAGCAAGAACCCTCGTTCCACAGTAGGGACTGTTACGGAAATTTATGATTACCTAAGGCTGCTTTTTGCCAGAATTGGACATGTCCATTGTCCAAAATGCGGCAAGCCAATTACTCAGCAAACCGTTTCACAAATGGTAGATACTTTGCTTGATTATCCGGAAAGAACTAAACTACAAATTTTAGCTCCTTTAGTTAAGGGACGCAAAGGTGAGCATCAAAAGATTTTAGAAAGTATTAAACAGCAGGGCTTTGTCAGAGTACGGGTAGATGGGGAAATTAGAGAAGCAGCTGAGCCTATTACTTTAGCCAAAAATAAAAAACACTCTATTGAGGTTGTTGTTGATAGGATTATTCTTAAACCAGGCATTGCTAAAAGACTGGCTGACTCCTTAGAAGTTGCTCTGGGACTTGCTAAAGGTATTGTGTATGTCAATTTAGACGGACAAAAGGATTTAGTGTTTAGTGCTAATTTTGCCTGTGTAGATTGTGGAATTGGCATTGAAGAAATAAATCCAAGAACTTTCTCCTTTAACAGCCCTTTTGGAGCTTGTGGAGAGTGCAGCGGATTAGGCTATAAAATGGAAGTAGACCCAACTTTAGTTCTTCCCAACTGGGATTTGTCCCTTAACGAAGGAGCAATTATACCTTGGAGCGGCAGCAGCAGTTATTACCCTCAACTTTTAACTGCTTTGGCAGACCATTATGATTTTAGTTTAGATACCCCTTTTCGGGAACTATCGGAAGAGGTACAGCAGGTAATTCTCTATGGATCAAAGGAAAAAATTAAATTTCGCTATCGAGACCAATTCGGACATTCCCGGGCTTGGGAAGGTTTATTTGAAGGGGTAATCCCTAATTTAGACCGTCGCTATAAAGAAACTCAGTCCGATTGGGCAAGAAATGACATTGAAGAATATATGAGTACCACACCTTGTCCGGCTTGTCATGGAGCTAGACTGCGGCCTGAAGCATTGGCCATTACAATTGGAGAGAAAAACATTGCCCAAGTTACTCAAATGGCAGTTGATGAGTGTTTAGCATTTTTTAATGATCTACAGATGACGGAACGGGAAAGCTTAATTGCCAAGCAAATTTTAAAAGAGATAAAAGCAAGGCTTGGGTTTTTAAAAGATGTAGGCTTAAATTATTTAACTTTAAGCCGCTCGGCAGGCACCTTATCCGGCGGCGAAGCTCAGCGTATCCGTTTGGCTACCCAAATAGGTTCCAGTCTGATGGGAGTGCTGTATATTTTAGATGAGCCCAGCATAGGATTACATCAGCGGGATAATCAACGCCTGATAGAGACATTGAAACATTTACGGGAGCTGGGCAATACTTTAATTGTAGTTGAACACGATGAAGATACAATGATCGCTTCCGATTATATTATCGATATTGGCCCTGGAGCTGGCGCTAAGGGTGGAGAAATTGTTGCTGCCGGAACCATTGAGGAAATCAAAGCAAATACTAACTCCATTACAGGCCAGTACCTAAGCGGGCAAAAAAAGATCCCCATACCGGAAATTCGCCGCCCCGGCAATGGAAATTTCTTAGAAATTAAGGGAGCCAAAGAAAATAATTTAAAAAATATTAATGTAAAAATTCCCTTAGGACTATTTAACTGTATAACGGGAGTTTCAGGCTCAGGTAAAAGTACTTTAATTAACGAAATTCTATATAAAAAATTAGCAGGGGAACTCTACGGATCTAAATCCAAACCAGGGAAACATGAGTCTATTTTGGGAATTGAAAATTTAGATAAAGTAATTAATATTGACCAAGCTCCCATTGGACGTACTCCTCGCTCTAATCCGGCAACTTACACTGGAGTCTTTGATGATATTCGCAATACTTTTGCCGCTACCTCTGAAGCTAAGGTGCGAGGCTATAAAGCAGGGCGTTTTAGTTTTAATGTCAAAGGAGGACGGTGTGAAGCCTGCCGAGGCGATGGAATCATTAAAATTGAGATGCACTTTCTCTCGGATGTTTATGTTCCTTGTGAAGTTTGCAAGGGAGCCCGTTACAATCGTGAAACTTTAGAAGTTAAGTACAAAGGTAAAAGCATTGCCGATGTTTTAGCCATGACTGTAGACGAAGGAGTAGATTTCTTTGCCAATATTCCTAAAATCAATCGGAAACTTAAAACCCTGCAGGATGTGGGATTAGGTTATATTAAGCTGGGACAGCCGGCAACAACTCTCTCCGGAGGAGAAGCACAAAGGGTAAAACTTGCAACGGAATTGTCCCGCAGAACTAATGGCAGAACACTGTATATTTTAGACGAGCCTACTACAGGACTGCATATTGCCGATATTCATAAACTATTGGAGGTGCTGCAGCGCTTGACTGATGGTGGTGATACAATCTGCGTCATTGAACACAATCTTGATGTAATCAAAACAGCAGATCATATTATCGATTTAGGGCCTGAGGGAGGTTCCGGAGGAGGGCAGATAGTTGCTGAAGGAACTCCGGAAGAAGTTGCCCAAGTAGCTGCATCCTATACAGGTAAATTCTTGCACAAAATGTTACATTAA